Proteins co-encoded in one Spirosoma endbachense genomic window:
- a CDS encoding glycosyltransferase family 2 protein, whose amino-acid sequence MMSDTLVSVVVPLYNEADNVRPLLERIREALSTLRYELILVDDGSRDATVTIVRQFADNRTKLIVLARNYGQTTALAAGIEAATGEYVVTLDGDLQNDPADIPGMLKLAQTENWDVVAGNRANRQDGFLLRKIPSRIANALIRRMTGVYLQDYGCTLKIFRREVAQKLGLYGELHRFIPVLAAMQGSRMTQIDVRHHPRIHGVSKYGLGRIGPVLNDLLVVLFLQRYFRRPMRLFGPVAALSLLLGVGVSLFLLVQKLIGEISNLAGWLILIAVLLLGGLNLLAFGFIAETQMRTYFEAGHKPTYRIREVIQGKICAE is encoded by the coding sequence ATGATGTCTGATACACTGGTTTCGGTTGTTGTGCCGCTTTACAACGAAGCCGATAATGTTCGACCGTTGCTGGAACGCATCCGTGAAGCACTCTCGACACTACGCTACGAATTGATTCTGGTCGATGATGGCTCCAGAGATGCTACCGTAACGATTGTTCGGCAGTTTGCTGATAATCGAACGAAATTGATCGTACTGGCCCGGAATTATGGACAAACCACCGCCCTGGCCGCTGGTATCGAAGCCGCAACGGGCGAATATGTCGTGACGCTGGACGGTGATCTGCAAAATGATCCGGCCGATATTCCGGGTATGCTTAAACTGGCGCAGACAGAAAATTGGGATGTAGTAGCCGGTAATCGGGCCAATCGCCAGGATGGATTCCTGCTTCGTAAAATACCCAGCCGCATTGCCAATGCGTTGATTCGCCGGATGACGGGCGTTTACCTGCAGGATTATGGCTGTACGCTCAAAATTTTCCGGCGCGAAGTAGCGCAGAAATTAGGTCTTTATGGCGAACTGCACCGCTTCATACCCGTACTGGCGGCAATGCAGGGAAGCCGAATGACACAAATAGATGTACGGCATCATCCACGGATTCATGGCGTTTCTAAATACGGATTGGGTCGAATCGGGCCCGTGTTGAATGACTTACTGGTTGTGCTGTTTTTACAGCGTTATTTCCGTCGGCCGATGCGTCTGTTTGGGCCAGTAGCTGCCCTTTCTCTTCTATTAGGGGTAGGAGTAAGCCTGTTTTTGCTGGTGCAGAAACTGATTGGTGAGATAAGCAATCTGGCCGGGTGGCTCATACTGATTGCCGTACTGCTGCTGGGTGGACTCAATTTACTGGCCTTTGGCTTTATTGCCGAGACGCAGATGCGGACCTACTTTGAGGCTGGCCATAAACCGACGTATCGAATTCGGGAAGTGATTCAGGGGAAGATCTGTGCCGAATAA
- a CDS encoding LysE family translocator — MFLPILFGFLVGVALCLTFGTVFFALIQNSVDNGFRSGLKIVFGVITGDTLFVLAALLGTAFIPKVQGFENLMAIVGVLFLTAMGLVNIFKGTPRLAYPKTRFGNFVYYFTTGFFLNALNPVNFVSWVAIVAYIRSHLHYTMAQQYGFMIAALVGVFVTESALAYYANRLKRLFTPRVVLIFNRTTGVVFLIGAANIAYNRLLEPLSKAMNW, encoded by the coding sequence GTGTTTTTACCTATTCTTTTTGGTTTTTTAGTCGGCGTTGCGCTTTGTTTGACCTTTGGAACAGTGTTTTTTGCCCTGATTCAAAATAGTGTTGACAATGGATTTCGGTCGGGGCTAAAAATAGTTTTCGGGGTTATCACGGGCGATACACTCTTCGTACTGGCTGCACTACTTGGTACGGCATTTATCCCCAAAGTTCAGGGCTTTGAAAATCTGATGGCCATTGTCGGGGTTTTATTCCTAACAGCCATGGGTCTGGTCAATATTTTTAAAGGAACACCCCGGCTGGCGTATCCAAAAACCCGCTTTGGCAATTTTGTTTACTATTTTACTACGGGTTTTTTCCTGAATGCGCTCAATCCGGTCAACTTTGTATCGTGGGTAGCCATTGTGGCCTACATTCGTTCACACCTGCATTACACCATGGCTCAGCAATATGGATTCATGATTGCCGCTCTAGTGGGCGTTTTTGTGACCGAATCAGCACTGGCCTATTATGCTAACCGACTTAAGCGGCTTTTTACCCCTCGAGTCGTATTGATTTTCAACCGTACTACGGGTGTAGTCTTTCTCATTGGAGCTGCAAATATTGCCTATAATCGGCTGCTTGAGCCGTTATCGAAAGCGATGAACTGGTAG
- a CDS encoding GNAT family N-acetyltransferase, with protein MPFKLRTATSADIPAIIRLQEQIWEPTYRPILSSEQIEYMFMTIYAPEALLEQMTTLGHTFVLLETESDQQPTELKGFAAFAPYGPDNKIFKLHKIYVLPAQQGSGFGKTLMTEVETRCQSLGGEELLLNVNRYNKARTFYEKQGFRVLYEEDIAIGPYWMNDYVMSKPLGIQSASNLVSNDV; from the coding sequence GTGCCGTTTAAACTTCGTACTGCTACTTCCGCCGACATTCCGGCTATTATCCGGCTGCAAGAGCAAATCTGGGAACCGACCTACCGACCTATTTTATCATCGGAGCAAATCGAGTATATGTTTATGACAATATATGCACCTGAAGCGCTTCTGGAACAGATGACTACGCTTGGTCATACGTTTGTGTTGCTCGAAACCGAGAGCGATCAGCAACCGACAGAATTGAAAGGATTTGCCGCTTTTGCGCCTTATGGACCAGATAATAAGATATTCAAACTGCATAAAATTTATGTTTTACCCGCTCAGCAGGGGAGTGGTTTTGGAAAAACGCTGATGACGGAGGTTGAAACCCGATGCCAGTCGTTAGGCGGAGAAGAGCTTCTGCTGAACGTAAATCGGTATAACAAGGCCCGAACGTTCTACGAAAAACAGGGATTTCGGGTATTGTATGAGGAGGATATTGCTATTGGGCCCTATTGGATGAATGATTATGTAATGAGCAAACCTTTGGGCATACAGTCGGCCAGTAACCTCGTTTCAAATGATGTCTGA
- the surE gene encoding 5'/3'-nucleotidase SurE, with the protein MAEQKPLILITNDDGITSHGIRTLVELMKQVGSVVVVAPNSPQSGMGHAITISNPIRLYPSDIFGDVPAYECSGTPADCVKLAKHHVLKDRSPDLVVSGINHGSNSSISILYSGTMSAAIEAAIEGIPAIGFSLGDFTSKADFSHAHEHILSIVRMVLERGLQRGTALNVNFPAKAAEPLKGIRICRQANAKWQEVFDERRDPHGRRYFWLAGDFVNFDAHAEDTDEYALSQNYTSVVPCHYDLTSYGMLDELKNWNL; encoded by the coding sequence ATGGCCGAGCAAAAGCCCCTGATTTTAATAACGAACGACGATGGCATCACATCCCATGGCATTCGGACACTCGTTGAATTGATGAAACAAGTAGGTTCGGTGGTCGTGGTTGCCCCGAACAGCCCTCAGTCGGGGATGGGGCATGCCATCACGATTTCTAATCCGATTCGGCTTTACCCTTCCGATATCTTTGGCGATGTTCCGGCCTATGAATGTTCGGGCACTCCGGCCGACTGCGTTAAGCTGGCCAAACATCATGTTCTGAAAGACCGCTCGCCCGATCTGGTTGTCAGTGGTATCAATCATGGCAGTAATTCATCGATCAGTATTCTGTATTCAGGCACGATGTCGGCGGCCATTGAAGCGGCTATCGAAGGGATACCGGCCATTGGCTTCTCGCTGGGCGACTTTACGAGCAAGGCTGATTTTTCGCATGCACATGAGCATATCCTGAGCATTGTCCGTATGGTGCTGGAACGTGGCCTTCAGCGCGGAACAGCACTGAATGTCAATTTCCCGGCCAAAGCCGCTGAACCCTTGAAAGGCATTCGGATCTGTCGCCAGGCCAATGCGAAATGGCAGGAAGTGTTCGATGAACGGCGCGACCCACACGGTCGACGGTATTTCTGGCTGGCGGGGGATTTCGTTAATTTCGACGCTCATGCCGAAGATACTGACGAATATGCTCTTTCTCAGAACTATACGTCTGTTGTACCCTGTCATTATGACCTGACATCATATGGCATGTTGGATGAACTAAAAAACTGGAACCTTTAA
- a CDS encoding Ca2+-dependent phosphoinositide-specific phospholipase C: MSNYQNLPYQSVTFKGSHNSYDRDESLYDQLVFHPDKPYNCGCRGVELDIWRHSDDPGTGLFTVSHSGGGGPDLSTYLASLLSWHDTNPDHDPVWVTLDIKSSNGDKTTFPGQIDGYLTSYFRTSLIFNPILLYTSKSRSLCENVELTGWPTLGDMRNRFIFCLSGNEDWKSYYANTNQQGCLCFADMDRPDDESNPDVPTTGSRVVINMHIYSDDHDKWAQSIPAYAAKNLLVRVYIANGEDLWNNAQAAGASLIATDKVSNYSWAEVSNDAPFAQRNSYQVVSQRQVTEASQQLIRLLSKDTE; the protein is encoded by the coding sequence ATGAGTAACTATCAGAACCTCCCCTATCAATCAGTAACTTTCAAAGGATCGCATAACTCCTACGATCGCGATGAGTCGCTGTATGATCAACTGGTTTTTCATCCCGACAAACCCTATAACTGTGGGTGTCGCGGTGTTGAGCTCGATATCTGGCGGCACTCCGACGATCCAGGAACGGGCTTGTTCACGGTTAGCCATTCGGGAGGTGGTGGGCCAGACCTGTCTACGTACCTGGCCTCTCTACTAAGCTGGCACGATACAAATCCGGACCACGATCCGGTTTGGGTAACACTCGACATTAAAAGCTCCAACGGCGACAAAACCACATTTCCCGGTCAGATTGATGGATACCTGACCAGCTATTTCCGGACAAGTTTGATTTTTAACCCCATTTTACTCTATACCAGTAAATCCAGATCGCTTTGCGAAAATGTTGAATTGACGGGCTGGCCCACCCTGGGCGATATGCGGAACCGGTTTATTTTCTGCCTGAGCGGAAATGAAGACTGGAAATCATATTACGCCAATACAAACCAGCAGGGATGTCTGTGCTTTGCCGATATGGATCGCCCCGACGATGAATCCAATCCTGATGTACCAACAACCGGCTCGCGGGTTGTCATCAACATGCACATTTACTCGGACGATCACGATAAATGGGCCCAAAGCATTCCGGCCTATGCAGCCAAAAACCTGCTGGTTCGGGTCTATATCGCCAATGGTGAGGACCTCTGGAACAATGCTCAGGCAGCTGGTGCTTCGCTGATTGCCACCGATAAGGTGAGTAATTACAGTTGGGCCGAAGTCAGTAACGATGCTCCTTTCGCCCAGCGAAACAGCTACCAGGTGGTCAGCCAGCGCCAGGTCACTGAAGCATCCCAGCAACTGATCCGGCTCTTGTCTAAAGACACCGAATAA
- the trhO gene encoding oxygen-dependent tRNA uridine(34) hydroxylase TrhO, whose product MKPYRVLLYYIYSPIQNPVQYREEHHLLCLQLNLLGRVIVAPEGLNGTVSGLAADCEAYMAALHADPRFSGIEFKIDEADGHTFQKLHVRVKNEIVHSELPVDPIRQTGIHLEPDEFKKLKNDPDVVLIDMRSNYEHAVGKFKGAVTFDMENLRELPDHIQEIEHLKGSNKKIITYCTGGIKCEKASAYLLSQGFDNVYQLHGGIIKYGMEAGGEDFDGQCYVFDNRVTVPVNQVNPAIVSTCFRCGTATSRMINCASPSCNNHITLCENCGDEHGGTCTDDCKKDPNLRAYDGTGYYGKQTQSYSPMQGYVSRRGQRVEVSIQAD is encoded by the coding sequence ATGAAACCATATCGCGTTCTTTTATACTATATCTATTCACCCATCCAAAATCCGGTACAATATCGCGAGGAGCATCATTTGCTGTGCCTTCAGTTGAACCTGCTTGGGCGTGTGATTGTGGCTCCGGAAGGGCTGAATGGTACAGTATCGGGATTAGCCGCTGATTGCGAGGCCTATATGGCCGCTCTGCACGCCGATCCGCGCTTTTCGGGTATTGAGTTTAAGATCGATGAAGCCGATGGGCATACCTTTCAGAAACTGCACGTTCGGGTCAAGAATGAGATCGTTCATTCCGAACTCCCCGTCGATCCGATTCGGCAGACCGGTATTCACCTGGAGCCGGATGAATTTAAAAAGTTAAAAAATGACCCCGATGTCGTGCTGATCGATATGCGCTCCAATTACGAACATGCGGTCGGCAAGTTCAAGGGGGCTGTTACGTTCGACATGGAAAATCTGCGCGAATTGCCGGATCATATTCAGGAAATTGAACACCTGAAAGGCTCGAACAAGAAAATCATTACCTATTGCACGGGTGGCATCAAGTGCGAAAAAGCGTCGGCCTATCTTCTGTCACAAGGTTTTGACAATGTTTACCAGCTTCATGGCGGCATTATCAAATACGGTATGGAAGCGGGGGGCGAGGATTTCGATGGTCAGTGTTATGTTTTCGACAACCGCGTCACGGTGCCCGTAAACCAGGTCAACCCGGCCATCGTATCGACCTGTTTCCGGTGCGGCACCGCAACAAGCCGGATGATTAACTGCGCCAGTCCATCCTGCAACAACCACATTACCCTCTGCGAAAACTGCGGAGACGAACACGGTGGCACCTGTACTGACGACTGCAAAAAAGATCCTAATTTACGGGCATACGACGGTACTGGCTATTACGGGAAGCAAACCCAAAGCTATTCGCCGATGCAGGGCTACGTAAGTCGGCGGGGGCAACGGGTTGAGGTGTCTATTCAGGCTGACTAA
- a CDS encoding deoxynucleoside kinase translates to MHIAITGNIGAGKTTLAGLLASHYGWEVLYEAVEGNPYLADFYEDMPRWAFNLQIYFLNSRFAQMRRVLTVAEQGHTSIIQDRTIYEDAAIFARNLYKLGTMSERDYQTYRNLFENMMSMVRPPDLMIYLRADLPKLRKQIQKRGRAFEKAISDDYLASLNQLYEEFVASYQIGDLLIVDVNQLDYMEEPADFAEIVHRIDHWLLRTTVRP, encoded by the coding sequence ATGCACATTGCGATAACCGGAAATATCGGAGCTGGCAAAACAACCCTCGCCGGGCTATTGGCCAGTCATTACGGCTGGGAGGTTCTATACGAAGCAGTCGAGGGCAATCCGTATCTGGCCGATTTTTACGAAGATATGCCGCGCTGGGCTTTTAACCTTCAGATCTATTTTCTCAATAGCCGCTTTGCGCAGATGCGACGGGTGCTAACGGTTGCCGAACAGGGTCATACGTCAATTATTCAGGACCGAACTATTTACGAGGATGCTGCCATCTTCGCTCGTAATTTATACAAGCTGGGCACCATGAGCGAGCGCGACTACCAGACGTATCGGAACCTGTTTGAAAACATGATGAGTATGGTTCGTCCACCCGATCTGATGATTTACCTACGGGCCGATTTACCTAAACTCCGCAAACAGATACAGAAACGAGGCCGGGCTTTCGAAAAGGCTATCAGTGATGACTATCTGGCAAGTCTGAATCAGCTCTATGAGGAGTTTGTAGCATCGTATCAAATTGGAGATTTATTGATCGTTGATGTTAACCAGCTGGATTATATGGAGGAACCAGCCGATTTTGCCGAAATCGTCCATCGAATTGATCATTGGTTACTGCGCACGACAGTCCGTCCGTGA
- a CDS encoding GH3 family domain-containing protein, translating into MALLGSMLKNGIRLTNAVRLRKMTAFKQQRKAFRKLISKARFTEFGTTYHFEELLSSTEFGTPREFYEKFKQTVPIHDYNSMFDGWWKRSLAGEKDIAWPGRVKYFALSSGTSEAASKYIPVTKSMSKAIQRSSIRQILTLGRYQNLPSTLYEKGYLMLGGSTNLNAREGHFEGDLSGITASQIPFWFQRFYKPGREIAQERDWALKLDEITEQAGSWDIGYIVGVPAWIQLLMEKIIARYNAKTIHDVWPNLMVFCHGGVSFEPYRKGFEKLLAHPITYIETYLASEGFIAYQTHPNAEGMQLVLNNGLFFEFIPFNEQNFTSDGELVANPQTLMIDEVDEGKEYALLISTCSGAWRYLIGDTIRFVSKKRSEIVITGRTKHFLSLCGEHLSVDNMNKAIELVSQEMGISIREFTVAGVSHDTLFAHHWYVGTDDSVDASDLRDRIDAKLKELNDDYAVERRHALKEITVTVLPAKTFYSWMASRGKMGGQNKFPRVLKKNLIGEWESFLKNV; encoded by the coding sequence ATGGCTCTACTAGGCAGTATGCTCAAAAACGGTATTCGGTTAACGAATGCCGTCAGGCTGCGAAAAATGACCGCGTTTAAGCAGCAACGCAAAGCCTTTCGCAAACTCATCAGCAAAGCACGGTTTACGGAGTTTGGCACAACCTACCACTTCGAAGAGCTGCTCAGTTCGACTGAGTTTGGAACACCACGGGAGTTTTACGAAAAATTCAAACAGACCGTTCCCATTCATGATTACAACTCCATGTTCGACGGCTGGTGGAAACGTTCACTGGCGGGCGAAAAAGACATAGCCTGGCCAGGGCGCGTCAAATATTTTGCGCTCAGTTCCGGCACATCAGAAGCAGCATCGAAATACATTCCTGTGACCAAATCGATGTCTAAAGCCATTCAGCGTTCCAGTATCCGCCAGATTCTGACGCTTGGCCGCTATCAGAACCTTCCCTCAACGCTTTACGAAAAAGGTTATCTGATGCTGGGCGGCAGTACAAATCTGAACGCACGCGAAGGGCACTTCGAAGGCGATTTGAGCGGTATTACAGCCAGCCAGATCCCGTTCTGGTTTCAACGGTTCTACAAACCCGGCCGGGAGATTGCGCAGGAACGGGATTGGGCGCTTAAACTGGATGAAATAACTGAGCAGGCAGGTAGTTGGGATATCGGCTATATCGTTGGTGTTCCGGCCTGGATTCAGTTGCTGATGGAGAAGATCATCGCCCGCTATAATGCCAAAACCATTCATGATGTCTGGCCGAATCTAATGGTTTTCTGCCACGGCGGGGTTTCGTTCGAACCGTATCGGAAAGGCTTTGAGAAACTGCTGGCCCACCCGATCACCTACATAGAAACCTATCTGGCCTCTGAAGGATTCATCGCCTATCAAACTCATCCCAATGCCGAAGGCATGCAGTTAGTGCTCAACAATGGGTTGTTTTTTGAATTCATTCCGTTCAATGAGCAGAACTTCACGTCCGACGGCGAACTGGTTGCGAATCCCCAAACGCTGATGATCGATGAAGTGGACGAAGGCAAAGAATACGCTTTGTTGATTTCTACCTGTTCGGGAGCCTGGCGTTATTTAATTGGTGATACAATCCGGTTTGTCAGTAAAAAGCGGTCAGAAATTGTCATTACGGGCCGTACAAAGCACTTCCTGAGTTTGTGTGGCGAACATTTATCTGTCGACAATATGAATAAAGCCATTGAGCTGGTTTCGCAGGAAATGGGCATTTCCATTCGGGAATTTACCGTTGCGGGCGTCTCTCACGACACTTTGTTTGCTCATCACTGGTACGTGGGTACTGATGATAGCGTAGATGCCAGCGACCTCCGCGACCGAATCGACGCGAAGCTAAAGGAACTTAACGATGATTACGCCGTTGAGCGTCGGCACGCCCTAAAAGAAATAACCGTTACGGTATTACCCGCTAAAACCTTTTATAGCTGGATGGCATCAAGAGGAAAAATGGGCGGTCAGAACAAGTTTCCGCGCGTTCTGAAAAAGAACCTGATTGGTGAGTGGGAAAGTTTTCTGAAGAACGTCTAA